A section of the Pseudanabaena mucicola str. Chao 1806 genome encodes:
- a CDS encoding N-acetylmuramoyl-L-alanine amidase: MRYRQIALGIYVSIATSYGWSLGDPFNPVAYGFDTQTLPTFSGANLTAQPHNLVASVIAQSTSDQSNSIRLDSIRPTTNGLMLAVNANPEIRIQRENNPERLIVDLQNTAVVKELHKFSLLLNRFGVKQVRIAQFQNNPAITRLVFDLDSSDPNSKIAWQSQYIAETNILLLTPANLAQTTTPSLPIPVNSNPINTNKPASIQRLSFSNTGQLIIEANQPVNYQTSLDRVSGIFNLRVANANISPTLQRPTLLATSPIERIRLSQVGNAVEIGIKVLSGWQISETQRQNNQQIKLQVSLNNVSQLPQNSPKPLPNNIPSIPSPQSTGDRRRGVIFVDAGHGGRDPGAVANGVQEKDVVLPISLLLGQTLQSMGFTVYYTRTTDVEIDLEPRVEAAERVSADVFVSVHANAIAASNISVNGVETYHARGSVAGHELARYVHSQIISETGANDRSVKGAGFYVIARTSMPAILVETGFVTNPNEARNLSNPSYQKRMAEAIAKGIDQFMRVRSK, translated from the coding sequence TTGCGATATCGACAAATAGCTTTGGGAATTTATGTGAGCATTGCTACAAGTTATGGGTGGAGTCTGGGAGATCCATTCAATCCTGTGGCTTATGGGTTTGACACTCAAACTTTGCCAACATTCTCAGGGGCTAATCTGACAGCGCAGCCACACAATTTAGTAGCATCTGTAATTGCTCAAAGCACATCTGACCAATCTAACAGCATCAGGCTTGATAGTATCCGTCCTACGACCAATGGTTTGATGTTGGCAGTAAATGCTAATCCTGAAATCCGCATTCAACGTGAAAATAATCCTGAACGATTGATTGTGGATTTGCAAAATACTGCGGTGGTTAAGGAATTACACAAATTTAGCCTGCTGTTAAACCGCTTTGGGGTCAAACAGGTAAGAATTGCTCAATTTCAAAATAATCCTGCGATTACCCGTTTAGTTTTTGACCTTGATAGTAGTGACCCCAATAGCAAGATCGCTTGGCAAAGTCAGTACATTGCAGAAACCAACATTTTATTGCTCACTCCTGCAAATCTCGCTCAAACAACCACACCTAGTTTGCCAATTCCTGTAAATAGTAATCCCATAAATACAAACAAACCAGCCTCGATCCAAAGACTGAGCTTTAGCAATACAGGACAATTGATAATCGAGGCAAATCAACCTGTTAACTATCAAACGAGTCTTGATCGAGTTTCGGGAATTTTTAATTTAAGGGTTGCTAACGCTAATATTTCACCAACTTTACAGCGTCCTACACTTTTAGCTACTAGCCCCATTGAAAGAATTCGCTTGTCTCAAGTAGGAAATGCGGTAGAAATTGGGATTAAAGTCCTTTCAGGTTGGCAAATTAGTGAAACCCAACGCCAAAATAATCAACAAATCAAGTTGCAAGTTTCTTTAAATAACGTTTCCCAGTTACCACAAAATAGTCCTAAACCTTTACCCAACAATATTCCTTCCATACCATCTCCCCAAAGTACAGGTGACCGCCGCCGAGGTGTAATTTTTGTCGATGCAGGTCATGGAGGTAGAGATCCTGGGGCAGTGGCAAATGGAGTGCAAGAAAAAGATGTCGTATTACCAATTAGCCTACTTTTAGGGCAGACCTTACAAAGTATGGGTTTTACAGTTTATTACACACGGACTACTGATGTCGAAATTGACCTAGAACCTCGTGTTGAGGCAGCAGAAAGAGTTAGTGCTGATGTATTTGTAAGTGTCCATGCTAATGCTATCGCTGCCAGTAACATCAGTGTTAATGGCGTTGAGACTTATCATGCAAGAGGCTCAGTAGCAGGTCATGAGCTAGCTCGTTATGTTCATTCGCAGATCATATCGGAGACAGGAGCAAATGATCGCTCGGTTAAAGGAGCAGGCTTTTATGTAATAGCCAGAACTTCAATGCCTGCAATTCTTGTAGAAACAGGCTTTGTGACTAATCCCAATGAAGCAAGAAATCTTAGTAACCCTAGTTATCAAAAACGGATGGCTGAAGCGATCGCTAAAGGCATCGATCAATTTATGCGAGTTCGCAGTAAATGA
- a CDS encoding N-acetylmuramoyl-L-alanine amidase family protein codes for MNQLNQHFKRSLCCLMCLLGISLLDVQETKAKDTLDQSLQSRYLQAQTSSTDQSFGQTVKLNSATVNSDGLSLKDGDLQTNVAFSTNANRNILGLLINEVADSNITKHSSVASLPIDIPTTIDGLSFNGYGQLVIQASRAITYRSSLDLANNIYSVTVPATRISSQLRRPILGANSPIEQIRLNQVGDSVVISIKAIAGWQIRETPRTDAQAIALQLVSVVPVKTSISGTPRSQPQLIYGNTTGRQLVAIDPGHGGPDVGATRNGIYEKDIVLLISKHLGRILQQMGYAVVYTRSEDIDLDLDPRVQIAEKSRASVFVSVHVNSLDANASQVSGIETYHAPGTSLGKNLAEMVHEQILASTGANDRGVRSARFYVIRNTSMPAILVETGYITNPSELARLVNPSYQERMAEAIAKGVDQFLKSYRR; via the coding sequence TTGAACCAACTGAACCAACATTTCAAGCGATCGCTATGTTGCTTAATGTGCTTATTAGGTATTAGCCTTCTGGATGTGCAGGAGACCAAGGCAAAGGATACTCTTGATCAATCATTACAGAGTCGATATTTGCAGGCACAGACATCATCTACTGATCAGTCTTTTGGGCAGACTGTGAAACTAAATAGTGCCACAGTCAATTCTGATGGGTTGTCATTGAAGGATGGCGACCTTCAGACCAATGTTGCATTCTCAACTAACGCAAACCGAAATATTCTGGGTTTACTGATCAACGAAGTCGCAGACAGCAACATAACTAAACATTCATCAGTCGCATCGTTACCAATCGACATACCCACAACAATTGATGGTCTGTCATTTAATGGTTATGGTCAACTGGTAATCCAAGCAAGTCGGGCAATTACTTACCGTAGCAGCTTAGACTTAGCTAATAATATTTACAGCGTTACAGTTCCCGCTACAAGAATTTCATCACAGCTACGCCGCCCGATCTTAGGGGCAAATAGTCCCATTGAACAGATTCGGCTGAATCAGGTTGGCGACTCAGTTGTAATTAGTATTAAGGCAATTGCAGGCTGGCAAATCAGAGAAACGCCTAGGACTGATGCTCAAGCGATCGCTTTGCAGCTAGTAAGTGTTGTACCAGTTAAAACGAGTATTTCTGGAACCCCTCGCTCTCAACCGCAACTAATCTATGGCAATACTACTGGTCGGCAATTAGTTGCCATCGATCCTGGACATGGGGGACCAGATGTCGGTGCTACTCGCAATGGTATATACGAAAAAGATATTGTGCTATTGATTAGTAAGCATCTAGGTCGAATCTTGCAGCAAATGGGATACGCAGTGGTCTACACTCGCTCCGAAGATATCGATCTTGATTTGGATCCAAGAGTTCAGATCGCTGAGAAATCTAGAGCAAGTGTATTTGTTAGTGTGCATGTAAATTCGCTTGATGCCAATGCATCGCAGGTCAGTGGCATTGAAACTTATCATGCTCCAGGTACGTCTCTAGGAAAGAATCTTGCAGAAATGGTACATGAGCAAATTCTTGCTAGTACAGGTGCAAATGACCGTGGTGTGAGGTCAGCTAGATTTTATGTAATTCGCAATACTTCGATGCCTGCCATTCTTGTGGAGACTGGTTATATTACCAATCCATCAGAATTAGCAAGATTGGTGAATCCTTCTTATCAAGAGCGGATGGCTGAGGCGATCGCTAAAGGGGTCGATCAGTTCTTAAAATCCTATCGAAGATAG
- the murI gene encoding glutamate racemase, with protein MILQQEARFPIGVFDSGVGGLTVLQEVHRQLPYESVVYFGDTARLPYGKRSPAEIVEYVYEILHWMRSEQVKMAIMACNTSSALALDIVRKDFDIPILGLILPGARAAVGKGKRIGVIATTATVKSEAYVRAICESDPQAQVFQVDCPEFVPLIESDRIQDPCTMQVAKHYLQPLIDANIDTLVLGCTHYPHLSGVLRQILPSHVALVNPASYVVRAAAQELDLMGLKCLDNRCGRAETRFFVSGEPDRFAQVSRRWLGKLPLVEKVALSPVELLS; from the coding sequence ATGATTTTGCAGCAGGAAGCTCGGTTCCCTATTGGTGTTTTTGATAGCGGGGTTGGGGGACTTACGGTTTTACAAGAAGTTCATCGCCAACTGCCTTATGAGTCAGTGGTTTATTTTGGTGATACGGCGAGACTGCCTTATGGCAAGCGATCGCCTGCGGAAATTGTTGAATATGTCTATGAGATCTTGCATTGGATGCGGTCTGAGCAAGTCAAGATGGCAATCATGGCTTGCAATACGAGTTCGGCATTAGCCCTAGATATCGTTAGGAAAGATTTTGATATTCCTATCTTGGGGCTAATTTTGCCAGGGGCGAGGGCGGCTGTGGGAAAAGGCAAACGGATAGGCGTAATTGCGACGACTGCAACTGTGAAGAGCGAAGCCTATGTTAGAGCAATTTGTGAGAGCGATCCCCAAGCACAGGTATTTCAAGTTGACTGTCCAGAGTTTGTGCCTTTGATTGAATCTGATCGCATTCAAGATCCCTGCACAATGCAAGTCGCAAAGCATTATTTACAGCCACTGATAGATGCAAATATTGACACTTTAGTTTTAGGTTGCACGCATTATCCACATTTATCTGGAGTTTTACGCCAAATTTTGCCATCCCATGTGGCTTTGGTAAATCCTGCATCCTACGTGGTGAGGGCTGCTGCTCAGGAGTTAGATTTGATGGGTTTAAAATGCCTAGACAATCGTTGTGGACGCGCCGAAACACGATTTTTTGTGAGTGGTGAACCTGATCGTTTTGCTCAAGTATCACGTCGCTGGTTAGGAAAGTTGCCTTTAGTGGAAAAAGTTGCCTTATCTCCTGTAGAATTGCTTTCTTAA
- a CDS encoding inorganic diphosphatase translates to MDLSLIPPQPKAGILNVLIEIPAGSKNKYEFDKDLNAFALDRVLYSSVQYPYDYGFVPNTLADDGDPLDGMVIMDQPTFPGCIIPARPIGMLIMIDGGDRDEKILCVPAKDPRYADVKSLSDIAPHRLDEIAEFFRSYKNLEKKVTEIRGWEGIEAVQALVAKSIEAALSKS, encoded by the coding sequence ATGGATTTATCTCTTATCCCACCACAACCAAAAGCAGGCATCCTCAATGTCTTAATCGAAATTCCCGCAGGTAGCAAAAATAAATACGAATTTGACAAAGACCTCAATGCCTTTGCCCTAGATCGCGTTTTGTATTCCTCTGTCCAATATCCCTACGACTATGGCTTTGTTCCCAATACCCTTGCTGACGATGGCGATCCCCTCGATGGTATGGTCATCATGGATCAACCCACATTCCCTGGCTGTATTATTCCTGCTCGTCCTATTGGGATGCTAATCATGATCGATGGCGGCGATCGTGACGAAAAAATTCTTTGTGTCCCTGCCAAAGATCCCCGCTATGCTGATGTAAAATCTCTCTCTGACATCGCCCCTCACCGTCTTGACGAAATCGCTGAATTTTTCCGCTCCTACAAAAATCTGGAAAAGAAAGTTACCGAAATTAGAGGCTGGGAGGGTATAGAAGCAGTTCAAGCACTCGTAGCTAAATCCATTGAAGCTGCATTGTCTAAATCCTAG